A region of Fimbriimonadaceae bacterium DNA encodes the following proteins:
- the dop_2 gene encoding Depupylase, with protein sequence MNPGPGDRIIGVETEFGCLVADETLGAPEEAVAAIKDYLFYELKVGAIDLHSRDEVFEPAQSGGFLINGARLYIDAVGSHLEYATAETRSLKDLVANDRAGQRLIVQAIRELDLQDQISVYNNSIDHFGGHTFGCHENYLVRMDEDFFSAQVHYLYGFLITRQIYAGVGRVGGHILTNALIRPSYQEVMEHPIDYIWVSQVYGVLPDPEVEFQLSQRADHILKTVASRVRFNRALINPKWEHYYSHDGMQRLHLLFGESNQSEYAYALKAGTTSLALRLLEDNALDETFFVAQPLECLRNISRDASYAWPVVMQDGSTVGAVELQRRYLALAERYRGSSEETDWVLNEWAGTLATLEKDPLSLGDRLDWVAKKKIVDEYRRAEGLSAQDDALHSVDLEYHNIDPDRSLFHALQEMGVMKRFITDLDILEAMAEPPVNTRAKGRAQRVQQVLARRSRGVYAFDWSGVALDRHGYEEMPDPYETYELVGP encoded by the coding sequence ATGAACCCGGGACCCGGCGACCGTATCATCGGGGTCGAGACCGAGTTTGGGTGCCTCGTCGCCGACGAGACGCTCGGTGCGCCGGAAGAAGCCGTTGCCGCGATCAAGGACTACCTGTTCTACGAGCTGAAAGTCGGGGCGATCGACCTCCACTCCCGAGATGAGGTGTTCGAGCCCGCCCAGTCCGGAGGCTTTCTCATTAATGGAGCGCGCCTTTACATCGACGCGGTTGGCTCACACCTTGAATACGCAACTGCCGAAACCCGCAGCCTGAAGGATCTGGTCGCCAACGATCGCGCTGGACAGCGGCTGATCGTCCAGGCGATTCGGGAACTCGACCTGCAAGACCAGATCTCGGTCTACAACAACAGCATCGATCACTTCGGCGGCCATACGTTCGGTTGCCACGAAAACTATCTCGTGCGAATGGACGAGGACTTCTTCTCGGCACAAGTTCACTATTTGTACGGCTTCCTCATCACCCGCCAGATCTATGCCGGCGTTGGGAGGGTCGGTGGACACATCCTAACCAACGCCCTCATACGGCCGAGCTACCAGGAAGTCATGGAACACCCGATCGATTACATCTGGGTGAGCCAGGTTTACGGCGTGCTTCCAGACCCCGAGGTCGAATTCCAGCTCAGCCAGCGCGCCGACCATATCCTGAAAACCGTTGCGAGCCGCGTCCGCTTCAATCGTGCGCTCATCAATCCGAAGTGGGAGCATTACTATTCCCACGACGGCATGCAGCGGCTCCACCTGCTTTTTGGGGAATCCAACCAAAGCGAATATGCCTACGCGCTGAAGGCGGGAACGACCTCGCTGGCCCTACGGCTGCTCGAAGACAACGCGCTCGACGAAACCTTCTTCGTTGCCCAGCCTCTCGAGTGCCTACGAAACATCAGCCGCGATGCCTCATACGCTTGGCCGGTGGTTATGCAGGATGGATCCACGGTAGGGGCGGTGGAGCTCCAGCGACGGTATCTGGCGCTTGCTGAGCGCTATCGCGGATCCAGCGAAGAGACCGATTGGGTGCTCAACGAGTGGGCCGGAACACTCGCCACCCTCGAGAAGGACCCGCTGTCTCTCGGCGATCGGCTCGATTGGGTGGCGAAGAAAAAGATAGTGGATGAATATCGCCGTGCGGAGGGTCTCTCAGCTCAGGACGACGCCCTTCATTCGGTTGACCTCGAGTACCACAACATCGACCCCGATCGAAGCCTCTTCCATGCTCTCCAGGAAATGGGAGTAATGAAACGGTTCATAACCGACCTCGACATCTTGGAAGCGATGGCGGAGCCGCCGGTAAACACTCGTGCGAAGGGCCGAGCGCAGCGAGTCCAGCAGGTGCTGGCGCGCCGTTCCCGCGGTGTCTACGCCTTCGACTGGAGCGGGGTCGCCCTCGACCGCCACGGATACGAAGAGATGCCGGACCCTTACGAGACGTACGAGCTCGTCGGCCCCTAG
- the maf gene encoding Septum formation protein Maf, whose amino-acid sequence MTYPVVLASASPRRQEILARHVQTFLIDPADIDEDALSTDNPWQTAQNLAREKALTVAARHPDSLVIAGDTVVAIPSRDSGLTPNDEPHEMLAKPLDHEDAVRMLERLQDKSHLVVTGLCLKWPKGMKLATETSRVWFRPLAPQDIENYLELGESMDKAGAYAYQGEGKRIVERVDGSETNVIGLPEELLTESLRLVSS is encoded by the coding sequence GTGACCTACCCCGTCGTCCTCGCCAGCGCTTCGCCGCGTCGACAGGAGATTCTTGCCCGGCACGTACAAACGTTCCTCATCGATCCCGCCGATATCGACGAGGATGCGCTCTCCACCGACAATCCCTGGCAAACCGCCCAAAACCTCGCCCGAGAGAAAGCTCTCACCGTCGCCGCCCGGCATCCCGACAGCCTGGTGATCGCGGGGGATACCGTCGTGGCGATCCCGAGCCGGGATAGTGGCCTCACCCCAAACGACGAGCCCCACGAGATGCTTGCCAAACCGCTCGACCACGAGGATGCGGTGAGAATGCTCGAACGGCTCCAGGACAAGTCCCATCTGGTCGTTACCGGACTTTGCCTAAAGTGGCCGAAGGGGATGAAACTGGCCACCGAAACCTCACGCGTCTGGTTTCGACCGCTCGCGCCACAAGATATCGAGAACTATCTGGAGCTGGGCGAGTCCATGGACAAGGCCGGGGCCTACGCTTATCAGGGGGAGGGGAAGCGAATCGTGGAGCGGGTGGACGGGTCCGAAACCAACGTCATCGGCCTGCCGGAAGAACTGCTGACCGAATCCCTGCGGCTGGTATCCTCGTAA
- the acpP gene encoding Acyl carrier protein, with the protein MSADQIFERVKKVTVEKLSVKEEEVLPTASFTEDLNADSLDVVELVMAFEEEFGIDIPDDDVTSLKTVQDACNYIQSKAA; encoded by the coding sequence ATGTCCGCTGATCAGATTTTTGAGCGCGTTAAGAAGGTTACTGTCGAGAAGCTCAGCGTCAAGGAGGAAGAAGTTCTTCCGACCGCGTCGTTCACCGAAGATTTGAACGCCGATTCACTCGACGTCGTGGAACTGGTTATGGCGTTTGAAGAAGAGTTTGGAATCGATATTCCGGACGACGACGTTACCAGCCTCAAGACCGTCCAAGACGCCTGCAACTACATTCAGAGCAAGGCTGCTTAA
- the fabF gene encoding 3-oxoacyl-[acyl-carrier-protein] synthase 2 has translation MIEGPPTSGRVVVTGIGMITPLGTGAERSWERIVRADNAVDRVSHFDISEFSTQVAAEVRDFNAADWLDAKEAKRMDRFICFAAAAAQMALDDACFPSDDALRRETGVLIGSGIGGLTFLGEQHRRQIEGGPSRVSPFLVPYMIPDMASGYVSILHGLKGPNTCIVSACATGANSIGEAAHIIRRGDAVAMLAGGAEAPIGEIGMAGFCAMRAMTTRNDDPAHASRPFDKERDGFVISEGSAVVVLEDYDRAKARNAKIYGEILGYGISGDAFHITQPDADGDGAYRSMMMALRTAGLEPSTIDYINAHGTSTPYNDRLETHAIKRVFGEATPPPVSSTKSQIGHSLGAAGAIEAAVCLLAMRDGVLPPTINYEFPDPDCDLDYVPNASRKAKCDITLSNSFGFGGHNVTLIFGKAA, from the coding sequence ATGATCGAAGGGCCTCCGACCTCGGGTCGGGTCGTGGTCACCGGTATCGGAATGATCACCCCGCTCGGAACGGGAGCGGAGCGATCTTGGGAACGAATCGTCCGCGCCGATAACGCGGTGGACCGCGTGTCCCACTTCGACATCAGCGAATTCTCCACCCAGGTCGCTGCCGAAGTCCGCGATTTCAACGCCGCCGACTGGCTCGACGCCAAGGAAGCGAAGCGGATGGACCGGTTCATCTGCTTTGCCGCTGCCGCTGCCCAGATGGCGCTTGACGACGCTTGCTTTCCAAGCGACGACGCTCTGCGGCGCGAGACCGGCGTGCTGATCGGCTCTGGAATCGGCGGCCTCACCTTCTTGGGCGAGCAGCACCGGCGTCAGATCGAAGGCGGACCCAGCCGGGTCTCACCCTTCCTTGTGCCCTACATGATTCCCGACATGGCGAGCGGCTACGTGTCGATCCTCCATGGCCTAAAAGGGCCGAACACGTGTATCGTTTCCGCCTGCGCAACCGGGGCCAATTCCATCGGTGAGGCCGCCCACATCATCCGTCGTGGCGACGCGGTGGCCATGCTTGCCGGCGGCGCAGAAGCGCCGATCGGCGAAATCGGCATGGCCGGCTTTTGTGCCATGCGGGCGATGACGACCCGAAACGACGATCCTGCCCACGCGTCGCGGCCGTTCGATAAGGAGCGTGATGGCTTCGTCATATCTGAAGGTTCAGCAGTGGTCGTCTTGGAAGACTATGATCGGGCCAAGGCCCGTAACGCGAAGATTTATGGCGAGATTCTCGGTTACGGCATATCCGGCGACGCTTTCCATATCACCCAGCCCGATGCCGATGGCGACGGCGCTTACCGTTCGATGATGATGGCGCTCCGGACAGCGGGACTGGAGCCTTCGACGATCGATTACATCAACGCTCACGGCACGTCGACGCCTTACAACGATCGCCTCGAAACGCATGCAATCAAGCGGGTGTTCGGCGAGGCGACACCGCCGCCCGTCAGCAGCACGAAGTCCCAGATTGGCCACTCGCTTGGAGCCGCCGGGGCGATCGAAGCCGCAGTTTGCTTGCTCGCGATGCGCGATGGGGTCCTTCCGCCGACGATCAACTACGAATTCCCCGACCCAGATTGCGACCTGGATTACGTGCCCAACGCCTCGCGCAAGGCGAAGTGCGACATAACCCTCTCGAACTCCTTTGGGTTCGGCGGTCATAACGTGACGCTGATTTTCGGCAAAGCGGCATGA
- the xerC_2 gene encoding Tyrosine recombinase XerC: MSSRSLDDHLQGFLDLLATRRSPHTVRSYGVDLAQLSGIIGDGELTTETIRAFLRRYGATPVTRARKLSAVRTFCKYLIQIRALPGDPTEPLEAPVKRRTLPKSISQQQASELLDQDTRSKTPLRDQALLELIYAAGLRASEVVGIDLPDLRLGEGIVQVRGKGSKDRLCLFGETAAKALQDYIDGERCQPPAGRALFTNAKGGRLTTRTVQNVVKRWARQAGLSPDISPHTLRHSFATHLLDGGADLRSVQQLLGHESLATTQIYTHVSIERLRDVVRHAHPKSKG; encoded by the coding sequence ATGAGCTCGCGGTCGCTTGACGACCATCTCCAAGGCTTTCTCGACCTCCTCGCAACCCGGCGATCGCCCCACACCGTGCGGAGTTATGGGGTGGACCTTGCACAGCTTAGCGGCATCATCGGGGACGGGGAGCTCACCACCGAGACCATACGCGCCTTCCTGCGCCGGTACGGAGCGACTCCGGTAACCCGCGCGCGAAAGCTTAGCGCCGTCCGAACCTTCTGCAAGTACCTCATTCAAATCAGGGCGCTCCCGGGCGACCCCACCGAACCGCTTGAGGCGCCGGTCAAACGCCGGACGCTTCCCAAATCGATCAGCCAGCAGCAGGCCAGCGAACTTCTTGATCAAGACACGAGGTCCAAGACGCCGCTTCGCGATCAGGCCCTGCTGGAGCTCATCTATGCCGCCGGCCTTCGGGCGAGCGAGGTAGTGGGTATCGATCTGCCCGACCTCCGCCTGGGCGAAGGCATCGTCCAGGTCCGTGGCAAGGGCAGCAAGGACCGCCTCTGCCTGTTTGGCGAGACGGCGGCAAAGGCTCTACAGGACTACATCGACGGTGAACGCTGCCAGCCCCCCGCCGGCCGAGCCCTCTTTACCAATGCGAAGGGTGGCCGGCTCACCACCCGGACCGTCCAAAACGTGGTGAAGCGTTGGGCTCGGCAAGCGGGGCTGTCGCCCGACATCAGCCCCCACACCCTGCGCCACAGCTTTGCCACCCACCTGCTCGACGGCGGCGCCGATCTGCGCTCGGTGCAGCAGCTCCTGGGCCACGAGAGCCTCGCCACCACTCAGATCTACACGCACGTCAGCATCGAGCGGCTAAGAGACGTCGTGCGGCACGCGCACCCCAAGAGCAAAGGGTGA
- the hisG gene encoding ATP phosphoribosyltransferase, translating to MKLRLGLPKGSLQDATFSLFRKAGFEFRMSSRSYQPVVDDDELEPILLRPQEIPSYVSDGVIDAGLTGHDWVCDTGAKVREICELRYSKLTSNPIRVVLAVDQESPINTIEDLGGKRIATEYVRLTQRYLSERGVDAHVEFSWGACEVKVPERLVDAIVVNTETGSSLRAHNLRIVETLLTSTTRFVCNEAAWADSWKREKLESLEILLSGAIRASTLVGLKMNVPRANQDQILSLLPALQTPTISPLADDAWLAAEVIIAETEVRDLIPALKRAGATGLVEYPLNKVIP from the coding sequence ATGAAACTGCGGTTGGGATTGCCGAAGGGAAGCTTGCAGGACGCGACGTTCAGCCTCTTTCGAAAGGCTGGCTTTGAGTTTAGAATGTCGTCGCGTAGCTATCAGCCTGTCGTAGACGATGATGAGCTTGAGCCGATCCTGCTGCGCCCCCAAGAGATCCCGTCCTATGTTTCAGATGGCGTCATCGATGCCGGACTGACAGGTCACGACTGGGTGTGTGATACGGGCGCCAAGGTCCGCGAAATCTGTGAGCTTCGTTATAGCAAGCTCACTTCGAACCCGATTCGCGTGGTTCTCGCCGTCGACCAGGAAAGTCCCATAAACACGATTGAGGACCTCGGAGGCAAGCGGATCGCGACAGAATACGTCCGCCTCACCCAGCGCTATCTTTCGGAGCGGGGCGTGGACGCGCATGTCGAATTCAGCTGGGGCGCCTGCGAAGTCAAGGTTCCCGAACGATTGGTCGATGCGATCGTGGTCAACACCGAGACTGGATCGTCGCTACGGGCCCACAACCTCCGGATCGTGGAAACTCTGCTCACCTCCACGACCCGCTTTGTCTGCAACGAAGCCGCTTGGGCCGATAGCTGGAAGCGCGAGAAGCTGGAATCGTTGGAGATCCTGCTGTCCGGGGCGATCCGGGCCTCCACGCTCGTCGGGCTGAAGATGAACGTTCCCCGGGCCAACCAAGACCAAATCCTAAGTCTGCTCCCCGCCCTGCAGACGCCGACGATATCGCCTTTGGCCGACGACGCATGGCTGGCGGCGGAAGTAATTATCGCAGAAACGGAGGTACGAGATCTCATCCCCGCCCTCAAACGAGCGGGGGCAACCGGCCTCGTCGAGTACCCCCTGAACAAGGTCATTCCATAG
- the vgb gene encoding Virginiamycin B lyase: MTLSTKNYSHTIALGIAIAALVAVGCGGGGSTAGTTGGGTTTGGGNTNGGTNGGTGGQGNAQVTGQLIGADGAAVAGASLSLAATGRDNETFTATSAADGTFVFDGLPSSSYTFSADIPDGSYEGVEVTVDVQGNAKVDLSMKLAPRRNPIVKLDIVAPPSDGPGGSYRLGFEYSFRAMATRQDGSSFDAKVNWRVQGGIGDISAEGIFTARTEGDGKIICYFPNKGGEVSYGYNLTVKDPTGGRALLVSNGSKKISAYDAGTGGKIRDYESGLSTDDFVGLCQGADGKIFAVDVNGRLGRLDLAGKQFDAYTSPLGSGAYDVARSDDGWLWVGVRDGIYRIDPETGVKTVAATNGNLHKVYDMQFGPDGALYVVNNKTSAYNGIARFVRDANGLKFDRFIVTEASSGGSGMRDPVGVAFADNGNMIVADTNGNRILVFTASGAFIGYGPQLAGSPGHIVFDSVEKDLLYVATTKGLARFRYGGGSNFEKIAESGREYFVTGGCDSVMIIDQALVR, from the coding sequence ATGACTCTTTCAACCAAGAACTACAGCCATACGATCGCACTCGGAATCGCCATCGCCGCCCTCGTTGCGGTGGGCTGCGGTGGCGGCGGATCGACGGCAGGGACGACCGGCGGCGGGACAACAACCGGAGGCGGCAACACGAATGGCGGAACTAACGGCGGTACCGGTGGTCAGGGCAATGCTCAGGTCACGGGCCAGCTGATCGGCGCCGACGGTGCTGCCGTGGCGGGCGCCAGCCTTTCCCTAGCGGCCACCGGACGGGATAACGAGACGTTCACTGCCACTTCCGCTGCGGACGGCACCTTCGTCTTCGACGGTCTTCCGAGTTCCAGCTACACCTTCTCGGCGGACATCCCCGACGGCTCCTACGAAGGCGTGGAAGTGACGGTCGATGTCCAGGGCAACGCCAAGGTCGACCTCAGTATGAAGTTGGCGCCGCGCAGAAATCCGATCGTTAAGCTCGATATCGTGGCCCCGCCCTCCGACGGACCCGGCGGCAGCTACCGCCTCGGATTCGAGTATTCCTTCCGGGCCATGGCCACGCGCCAAGACGGCTCGTCGTTCGACGCCAAAGTGAACTGGCGGGTGCAGGGCGGAATCGGGGACATCAGCGCGGAAGGCATCTTTACCGCCAGGACAGAAGGCGATGGCAAAATCATCTGCTACTTCCCGAACAAGGGCGGCGAGGTCTCTTATGGCTACAACCTGACGGTCAAGGACCCGACCGGAGGTCGCGCGCTATTGGTGTCGAACGGCAGCAAGAAGATTTCGGCTTACGATGCGGGCACAGGCGGCAAGATTCGAGACTACGAATCCGGCCTTTCAACGGATGACTTTGTCGGACTCTGCCAGGGAGCAGACGGCAAAATCTTCGCGGTGGACGTGAACGGCCGTCTTGGCCGACTCGACCTCGCCGGCAAGCAATTCGATGCCTACACCTCGCCTCTCGGTTCTGGCGCCTACGATGTCGCCCGCTCCGATGACGGCTGGCTGTGGGTTGGCGTGCGAGATGGCATTTATCGAATAGATCCCGAAACCGGCGTCAAGACCGTGGCCGCCACCAATGGCAACCTTCACAAGGTTTACGACATGCAGTTCGGCCCGGATGGCGCCCTGTACGTCGTCAACAACAAGACGTCGGCCTACAACGGGATTGCCAGATTTGTTCGAGATGCCAATGGGCTGAAGTTCGACCGGTTTATCGTAACCGAGGCCAGCAGCGGCGGTTCCGGCATGCGAGACCCCGTCGGTGTGGCTTTCGCGGACAACGGCAATATGATCGTCGCCGACACCAACGGTAATCGCATCCTTGTCTTCACCGCATCGGGCGCCTTTATCGGCTACGGCCCGCAGCTCGCCGGCAGCCCGGGTCACATCGTGTTCGACTCCGTCGAGAAGGATCTGCTCTATGTGGCGACGACAAAGGGGCTCGCCCGGTTCCGGTACGGTGGCGGAAGCAACTTCGAAAAGATCGCCGAGTCAGGGCGGGAGTACTTCGTAACCGGAGGGTGCGACAGCGTGATGATCATCGACCAAGCGCTGGTTCGCTGA
- the kynU gene encoding Kynureninase produces the protein MTSRAAELDRLDPLAWVRGEFIIEEGGPIYLDGNSLGRCPRAALEILRKAAEADWANGLVRSWSSWFDLPARLGSEIGRLIGAAGDSTRVSDSTSVNLYKLASAALRRNPARNRIVTDDLNFPSDVYVLREVAERAGGLLTIVPSDGIHGPVEGINEAMGEDVGVLSLSLVAYRSGYLYDGSRLGKMAKSFGSLMLWDLSHAVGAVPIDLGEWDADMAVGCSYKYLNGGPGAPAFLYVRPDLAETLAAPIPGWFGHAEAFGFSLDYTPGQGIERFTVSTPPVLSMAAMEPGLALLNRVGVEAVREKSISQTAFMMECWTGELESLGFGILTPTDPARRGAHVTLSHEHALAIDLALIEEEGVIPDFRGPNGLRLGFSPLYTTFSEIEEAARRIRRVVESRRYEKYRSVRPRVT, from the coding sequence GTGACCTCTCGCGCCGCCGAACTTGATCGCCTCGATCCCCTTGCTTGGGTTCGGGGCGAATTCATAATCGAAGAGGGCGGACCGATCTACCTGGATGGCAACTCGCTCGGTCGGTGCCCGCGGGCCGCCCTCGAGATCCTCCGCAAGGCGGCAGAAGCCGATTGGGCGAACGGTCTGGTGCGGTCATGGTCTTCCTGGTTTGATCTACCCGCCCGCTTGGGAAGCGAAATTGGCAGGTTGATCGGGGCGGCCGGCGACTCGACCCGCGTCTCGGACTCCACGTCCGTCAACCTCTATAAGCTGGCGTCTGCGGCGCTGCGCAGGAACCCCGCCCGCAACCGCATCGTCACCGACGACCTCAACTTCCCGAGCGACGTGTACGTGCTGCGCGAGGTTGCCGAACGAGCGGGAGGGTTGCTTACGATCGTCCCCAGCGACGGGATCCACGGCCCCGTCGAGGGAATCAACGAAGCCATGGGCGAGGACGTGGGCGTCTTGTCGCTCAGTTTGGTCGCCTACCGGAGCGGCTACCTCTATGACGGTTCGCGCCTTGGCAAGATGGCCAAATCGTTTGGAAGCCTTATGTTATGGGATCTGAGCCATGCGGTCGGCGCGGTGCCTATAGATCTCGGCGAATGGGACGCCGATATGGCGGTTGGCTGTTCGTACAAGTATCTGAACGGCGGCCCCGGCGCCCCGGCGTTCCTGTACGTTCGACCGGACCTAGCCGAAACGCTTGCAGCTCCCATCCCGGGTTGGTTTGGACATGCGGAAGCATTCGGATTCTCGCTCGATTACACTCCCGGCCAGGGGATCGAGCGGTTCACCGTCAGCACGCCGCCAGTGCTGTCAATGGCCGCGATGGAGCCGGGGCTTGCGCTTCTCAACCGAGTAGGCGTCGAGGCGGTTCGGGAGAAATCGATCAGCCAAACCGCCTTTATGATGGAATGCTGGACCGGCGAACTGGAGAGTCTCGGCTTTGGAATCTTGACGCCGACCGATCCGGCAAGGCGGGGCGCTCACGTCACACTCTCCCACGAGCATGCCCTTGCCATCGATCTCGCGCTGATCGAGGAGGAGGGGGTCATTCCCGACTTTCGCGGCCCAAACGGTCTCCGCCTCGGATTCTCGCCACTCTACACAACCTTCTCCGAGATCGAGGAAGCAGCACGCCGCATTCGGCGGGTTGTCGAATCGCGCCGCTACGAGAAGTACAGGAGTGTAAGACCGCGCGTAACGTAA
- the trmFO gene encoding Methylenetetrahydrofolate--tRNA-(uracil-5-)-methyltransferase TrmFO, giving the protein MGVTIVGGGFAGVEAAWAAANRGVSVRLVEMRPVQMTPAHKTSLLSELVCSNSFKSKLGTSPAGRLKAEMVALGSIVIPTGEKHSVPGGEALAVDRELYAADITSQIERHPRITVERRLFDPSEIGDEPTIIATGPLTTEPLARWIAEVTGQEHLYFFDAVSPTVDASTIDRSIAFAQSRYDKGGDDYLNCPFDKAEYEAFIEALLAAERAPIHDFEQGVKYFEGCMPIEAIAERGPRSLAFGNFKPVGLTDPRTGRRPYAVLQLRPENREKTLYSLVACQTRLKWGEQKRVLQMVPGLAQAEFVRYGVIHRNTYVNAPRSLSPCLQLRHRPNVFLAGQITGVEGYVESAAMGIWAGIAASLMAEGRDLPQPPPRASAYGSLISHLQDETPRDFAPMNINWGLFPDPEPPIKDKSQRQAAKLAAAAAAFDAWLATLPITVA; this is encoded by the coding sequence GTGGGTGTCACGATCGTCGGCGGTGGGTTTGCAGGGGTTGAGGCCGCGTGGGCCGCGGCCAATCGAGGCGTCTCGGTCCGGCTCGTCGAGATGCGGCCGGTTCAGATGACCCCGGCTCACAAGACTTCCCTGCTATCGGAACTCGTGTGCAGCAACAGCTTCAAGTCCAAGCTTGGGACGTCCCCCGCCGGAAGGCTGAAGGCAGAAATGGTGGCCCTCGGCTCGATCGTCATACCGACCGGCGAGAAGCATTCGGTTCCGGGTGGCGAGGCCCTTGCCGTTGATCGTGAGCTTTACGCCGCCGACATCACCAGCCAGATTGAACGACACCCTCGGATAACCGTCGAGAGACGCCTCTTCGACCCCTCGGAGATTGGGGACGAACCGACCATCATCGCGACCGGACCGCTGACGACCGAGCCGCTGGCCCGGTGGATCGCCGAGGTCACGGGTCAGGAACACCTCTACTTCTTCGATGCCGTTAGCCCGACTGTTGACGCCTCCACCATCGACCGCTCGATTGCGTTTGCCCAAAGCCGATACGATAAAGGTGGTGACGACTATCTAAACTGCCCGTTCGACAAAGCAGAATACGAAGCCTTTATCGAAGCCCTGTTGGCGGCAGAACGCGCCCCGATCCATGACTTCGAGCAAGGCGTGAAGTACTTCGAGGGCTGCATGCCGATCGAAGCCATCGCCGAGCGGGGTCCCCGATCCTTGGCGTTCGGTAACTTCAAACCGGTCGGACTCACCGATCCTCGTACCGGTCGACGACCTTATGCGGTGCTGCAGCTTAGGCCCGAAAATCGCGAAAAGACGCTGTATTCCCTGGTGGCATGCCAAACCCGCTTGAAATGGGGGGAGCAGAAGCGCGTGCTCCAGATGGTTCCGGGATTGGCCCAAGCCGAGTTCGTCCGGTACGGCGTCATCCATCGCAACACCTATGTGAACGCGCCCCGAAGCCTCTCCCCTTGTCTGCAGCTGCGGCATCGGCCAAACGTGTTCTTGGCTGGCCAGATCACGGGTGTGGAGGGCTATGTCGAGAGCGCAGCCATGGGCATCTGGGCCGGCATTGCGGCTTCCCTGATGGCGGAGGGAAGAGATCTGCCGCAGCCGCCCCCGCGCGCATCAGCCTATGGGAGCCTGATTTCGCACCTGCAGGACGAAACTCCCCGCGACTTCGCCCCGATGAATATCAACTGGGGCCTTTTCCCCGATCCGGAGCCACCGATCAAGGACAAGTCGCAGCGACAGGCGGCAAAGCTGGCGGCGGCCGCGGCGGCGTTCGATGCCTGGCTTGCCACCCTGCCAATCACCGTCGCGTAG